Proteins from a single region of Chanodichthys erythropterus isolate Z2021 chromosome 13, ASM2448905v1, whole genome shotgun sequence:
- the ptar1 gene encoding protein prenyltransferase alpha subunit repeat-containing protein 1, with amino-acid sequence MAESEEEVDVLVQRVVKDINNAFKRNPNIDEIGLIPCPEARYNRSPIVLVENKLGVESWCVKFLLPYVHNKLLLYRQRKQWLDREALVDITCTLLLLNPDFTTAWNVRKELLQCGVLNPEKDLYLGKLALSKHPKSPETWIHRRWVLQRLQEECSSSGQELKDQAEPRGDALRRRQCERLQRVLQEEMRVCTDAAGRYPSNYNAWSHRIWVLQNMAKGNLKVLHDELSSTRLWVSMHVSDHSGFHYRQHLLKALARELSQAGERDLHPTQQPNGESTAGASDDNHRNDVIPQLFHQEMEFCTDLIESYPGHETLWCHRRHVFYLWHQWQREHIRQAGSQSPPLTHTDVLLSEEPCDDGSASQAMDVDCVLDGSKHGSYTQDTKRLKRGPLLPHPGLPAEHTFVSRILTGCRSPEQSRFAIAYRKWLDSVIGQ; translated from the exons ATGGCTGAGTCGGAAGAGGAGGTGGATGTCTTGGTCCAGAGAGTTGTGAAAGATATCAATAACGCCTTTAAAAGAAACCCGAACAT TGATGAAATTGGCCTCATTCCGTGCCCTGAAGCCCGATACAACAGAAGCCCCATCGTCCTGGTGGAGAATAAGCTGGGAGTGGAGAGCTGGTGTGTCAAGTTTCTGCTGCCCTATGTGCATAATAAACTCCTGCTCTACAGGCAGAGAAAGCAGTGGCTCGACCGGGAAG CACTGGTAGATATAACCTGCACATTGCTTCTCTTAAACCCAGATTTTACCACTGCGTGGAATGTCAG GAAAGAGCTCCTCCAGTGTGGCGTGTTAAACCCAGAGAAGGACCTTTACCTGGGCAAACTAGCACTGTCTAAACATCCTAAAAGCCCAGAGACATGGATACACAG GCGCTGGGTGTTGCAGCGGCTACAGGAGGAGTGCTCTTCATCTGGACAAGAACTGAAGGATCAGGCTGAACCCAGAGGAGACGCTTTGAGGAGGAGACAGTGCGAGCGGTTGCAGAGAGTCTTGCAGGAGGAGATGAGGGTCTGTACAGATGCAGCAGGCCGTTACCCCAGCAACTACAATGCCTGGTCCCATCGCATCTGGGTATTGCAAAACATGGCTAAAGGCAATCTGAAG GTTCTGCATGATGAGCTGTCCTCCACCCGACTCTGGGTGTCCATGCATGTGTCGGATCACAGCGGCTTCCACTACCGTCAGCACCTGCTCAAAGCTCTGGCCAGAGAGCTTAGCCAGGCTGGAGAGCGGGACCTCCACCCCACCCAGCAGCCTAACGGAGAGAGCACGGCCGGAGCGTCTGATGACAATCACCGTAATGACGTCATCCCTCAGCTCTTCCATCAGGAGATGGAGTTCTGCACTGATCTCATCGAGTCATATCCGGGCCACGAGACGTTGTGGTGCCACAG GCGACATGTCTTTTACCTATGGCACCAGTGGCAGAGGGAACACATCCGGCAGGCAGGATCGCAGTCTCCGCCTCTCACCCACACCGATGTCCTCCTCAGCGAGGAGCCCTGTGACGACGGCAGCGCCTCCCAGGCCATGGACGTTGACTGTGTTCTGGATGGGAGCAAACATGGAAGCTACACACAGGACACCAAGCGACTAAAGCGGGGACCCCTGCTTCCCCACCCCGGACTTCCCGCCGAGCACACGTTTGTCTCTAGAATCCTCACAGGCTGCAGGAGCCCTGAGCAAAGCCGCTTTGCCATTGCCTACAGAAAGTGGCTGGACTCTGTTATAGGTCAGTAG